One Planifilum fimeticola genomic window, GGTGATCAGCGCATCCACCGCCCGAAACCGATACCCCGGATAAATGAAGATATCGGTCCAGCCCTTGGCCGGAACGATCTCCCCGTGCAATCCGGCCACGGTTTCCAGGGTGCGAACCGAAGTGGTTCCAACCGCCACCACGCGGCCGCCCCGCTTTCGGGCCGATCGAATCCTTTCCGCGGCCGCTTCGCCCACCTCGTAGTATTCCGCATGCATCCGGTGTTCCTCCACCCGTTCGGCGGTGACGGGACGAAAAGTCCCCAGTCCCACGTGCAGGGTGACCGAAGCGATGTCCACTCCTTTGTCTCGGATTTCCTCCAGAAGTTCCGGTGTAAAATGCAAACCGGCCGTCGGAGCCGCTGCCGAACCCACCGCCCGCGCGTAAACCGTTTGATAGCGCTCAGGATCCTCGAGGCGCTTCCGAATATAGGGGGGAAGCGGCATTTCCCCGAGCCGCTCCAGCAGCGCCTCCAAATCCTCCGCCTCGTAGGCGAGCCGGACGATACGCCCTCCCGCCACGCCGGATTCCCCTTCCACCACCGCCTGAAGCTCCCCGTTTCCGAACAGGATGGTGCTCCCCGGTTTCAGCCGCCGGGCCGGCTTGGCCAAAACCTCCCAGCGATCCTCTCCCAGCGGCTTCAGCAGCAGAATCTCGACGCGGCCGCCGGTCTCCTTTTTCATTCCGATCAGCCGGGCGGGCCGGACGCGGGTATCGTTGATAACCAACACGTCCCCCGGCCGCAGGTATTCCGTCAGATCGGAAAAGCGCCGGTGTTCCAGCTCCCCGGTCTCCCGATCAAGCACCATCAGTCGGGAGTCGGCGCGGCGGGGCGGCGGCGATTGGGCGATCAGCTCCTCGGGCAGATGAAAATCGAACTCTGACACATCCATGCATTCAACCTCTTCCCGTCATCGAGGGCAAACAAAAAGACCGCCCCCGAAAGCGATATCGGTCGGCAGGTGCCGCCCACCAGGCAGTCATCCGCAAAACTTTACGGGATACCACCCGTTTACCGGAAAAAACGGAGCAGATAGAGCACCAGTGAGAGCACGAAGCTCAAAAGAATGCTTGTGACGATGGGAAAATAGAAACGAAAGTTTTCCTTTTCGATCACGATGTCCCCCGGCAGGCGACCGAGATGAAACCAACGGCCGCCCACCTGCCACAGCAAGCCGATCACCACGAGGACCACTCCGGTGACGATCAGGAATTTCGGAAACTGATTCATCGTGGCATCTCCATCCCGAAATGTTGATAACAACGGGGGGTGACCACGCGCCCGCGGGGAGTTCTTTCCAGAAAGCCGATCTGCATCAGGTACGGTTCATACACGTCCTCCACCGTCTGGGCTTCCTCCCCGATCGTGGCGGCAATCGTCTCCAGTCCGACCGGGCCGCCGCGGAATTTTTCCATGATGGACATCAACAGCTTGTGGTCCACCTGGTCCAATCCCATTTTGTCCACTTGGATCCGGTCCAATGCGTCCCGGGCCGCCTCCAGGGTGATCACGCCGGCCCCTCTCACCTGAACGAAATCGCGAACCCGTTTGAGCAACCGGTTGGCCACGCGGGGGGTGCCCCTGGACCGCACCGCGATTTCCCGGGCGCCTTCCGTCCGAATGGACATCCCGAGCAGCTCGGCGGTTCTGCGGACGATCTGCGTCAGCTCCTCCACCGTGTAATATTCCAGGCGGCACACCACTCCGAACCGATCCCTGAGGGGGGAGGAAAGAGACCCCGCCCGGGTCGTCGCTCCCACCAGGGTGAAGGGAGGCAAATCCAGGCGGATCGATCGGGCGCTGGGCCCCTTGCCGATGACGATATCCAGAGCAAAATCCTCCATCGCCGGATACAAAACCTCTTCCACCGAACGGTTCAGGCGATGAATCTCGTCGATAAACAGCAGGTCCCCCGGCTGCAGATTGGTCAAAATGGCCGCCAAATCCCCGGGGCGCTCAATGGCCGGGCCGGAAGTGGTCCGGATCTGAACGCCCAATTCATTGGCGATGATGGTGGACAAGGTCGTCTTCCCCAGCCCCGGGGGACCGTGCAGAAGGACGTGATCCAAGGCCTCCCTCCGCATCTTGGCCGCTTCTATGTACACCTTCAGGTTTTCCTTCACCCGGGATTGACCGATATACTCATGCAGATACCGGGGGCGCAGGCTGACCTCCATCGCGTCTTCCGCCGATTGACGGGCGGAGATGATCCGTTCCTCCACGTTACCCCCCCCCTCCCGGTCGTTTGGCGGATACCTGGAGCGCCTGACGGATCCAATCATCAAGGGCCGGTTCGGCGTCTCCCATCAGCTTCCGGGCTTCCCGAACCGCCTGGCTCGCTTCCTTCTCATTATATCCCAGGGCCATCAGGGCTTCAATCGCCTCCCCGGCGGTCCCGGATGCGATCCATTGCGGGCCGGTCGGAGAGACATCCTCCTGGACGACGGGAACGTCGAAATCCTTCAGCTTGTCCTTCAAGTCGAGAACAATGCGTTGGGCCGTCTTCTTCCCGATGCCCGGAAGGCGGGTCAGAAAATGGAGGTCCTCCCCCCGGATGGCGCTCACCACCTCACCCACCGTCCCCCGGGCAAGGATGGCCATTCCCGCCTTGGGCCCGATCCCCGACACCTCCAACAGCATGGAGAACAGATCCCGTTCGACCCGGTCGGGAAAGCCGTACAGCGTCCAGCCATCCTCCCGGATAACCGGATGCGTGTAAAGGCGGACGCGTTTCCCCTCATCCCAGAGGTAGGGGCGGGGGCATACCACCCGGTAACCGATTCCCCCTTCCTTGATCACCAGGTAATTCGGACCGGTCCAGGCCACCTCGCCTTCCACAAATTCGATCACGCCCATCCTCCCCTTTCCAAGCGCTCCAACCCGGTCGAATGGGCCTGGCAGATGGCGATGGCCAAGGCATCCGCCGCATCGTCCGGCTTCGGGACCTCGGACAGGGACAGAAGCAGGCGTACCATCTCCTGCACCTGCCGCTTTTCCGCCTGGCCGTATCCCACGACGGCCATTTTCACCTGCAGCGGCGTATATTCGGTCACCGGCACCCCGGCTTCCTCGGATGCCAGCAAGAGGACGCCCCTCGCCTGTCCGACCGTAAAGGCGGTGGTCACATTTCGATTGAAGAAAAGCTTCTCCACCGCCACTACGTCCGGACCGTATTCCCGAAAAAGGCACCGCGCCTCATCGTAAATCCGCTTCAAACGGGCCGGTACGGACAGGCCCGCCTCCGTCCGGATGCAGCCGTAATCGAGGGGAATCAAGCGATTTCCCCGCTGCTCCAACACGCCGTAACCCACGATGGCGATGCCGGGATCGATCCCGATGATTTTCACACTGTTTCCTCCTTGAGTGCGAACGCGCATTCTCTCTACGATTATAGCACATTTTTCCTCGAACCACGGGGGGAACCTCCACGAATCTCTACCGAACCGCTCCGAGGGATTCGCGTTTTCCCTCATCTTCCTCGTAGGCGGGAACCTTCAGCAGTTCAGGCACGGTGACCATCTCATAGCCCCGCTTTTTCAGGTCGGCGATTATCCGGGGAAGGGCCTGCACCGTGTTCTCCAGATTCCTACCGGCGGTGTGCTGTAGAATGACGGAACCCGGCC contains:
- the queA gene encoding tRNA preQ1(34) S-adenosylmethionine ribosyltransferase-isomerase QueA; the encoded protein is MDVSEFDFHLPEELIAQSPPPRRADSRLMVLDRETGELEHRRFSDLTEYLRPGDVLVINDTRVRPARLIGMKKETGGRVEILLLKPLGEDRWEVLAKPARRLKPGSTILFGNGELQAVVEGESGVAGGRIVRLAYEAEDLEALLERLGEMPLPPYIRKRLEDPERYQTVYARAVGSAAAPTAGLHFTPELLEEIRDKGVDIASVTLHVGLGTFRPVTAERVEEHRMHAEYYEVGEAAAERIRSARKRGGRVVAVGTTSVRTLETVAGLHGEIVPAKGWTDIFIYPGYRFRAVDALITNFHLPRSTLLMLVSAFASRRQILAAYEEAVNQRYRFFSFGDAMLIL
- a CDS encoding DUF2905 domain-containing protein — encoded protein: MNQFPKFLIVTGVVLVVIGLLWQVGGRWFHLGRLPGDIVIEKENFRFYFPIVTSILLSFVLSLVLYLLRFFR
- the ruvB gene encoding Holliday junction branch migration DNA helicase RuvB; translated protein: MEERIISARQSAEDAMEVSLRPRYLHEYIGQSRVKENLKVYIEAAKMRREALDHVLLHGPPGLGKTTLSTIIANELGVQIRTTSGPAIERPGDLAAILTNLQPGDLLFIDEIHRLNRSVEEVLYPAMEDFALDIVIGKGPSARSIRLDLPPFTLVGATTRAGSLSSPLRDRFGVVCRLEYYTVEELTQIVRRTAELLGMSIRTEGAREIAVRSRGTPRVANRLLKRVRDFVQVRGAGVITLEAARDALDRIQVDKMGLDQVDHKLLMSIMEKFRGGPVGLETIAATIGEEAQTVEDVYEPYLMQIGFLERTPRGRVVTPRCYQHFGMEMPR
- the ruvA gene encoding Holliday junction branch migration protein RuvA: MIEFVEGEVAWTGPNYLVIKEGGIGYRVVCPRPYLWDEGKRVRLYTHPVIREDGWTLYGFPDRVERDLFSMLLEVSGIGPKAGMAILARGTVGEVVSAIRGEDLHFLTRLPGIGKKTAQRIVLDLKDKLKDFDVPVVQEDVSPTGPQWIASGTAGEAIEALMALGYNEKEASQAVREARKLMGDAEPALDDWIRQALQVSAKRPGGGG
- the ruvC gene encoding crossover junction endodeoxyribonuclease RuvC, whose amino-acid sequence is MKIIGIDPGIAIVGYGVLEQRGNRLIPLDYGCIRTEAGLSVPARLKRIYDEARCLFREYGPDVVAVEKLFFNRNVTTAFTVGQARGVLLLASEEAGVPVTEYTPLQVKMAVVGYGQAEKRQVQEMVRLLLSLSEVPKPDDAADALAIAICQAHSTGLERLERGGWA